In Magnetococcales bacterium, the DNA window CTGGACCCCATGGGGTTAGGGTTGAACGTCAACAGCCAAAGAATAAGTCCCAGGGGTGCCCCCTGGACCCCATGAGGTTGAACGTCAACAGCGAAAGGAAAAGTCCCAGGGCGCTGCCCTGGACCCGCCGGGGGGGATAATCCCCCCCGAACCCCCGTATACCTGAACAGATACGGCCCGAAAAGGGATCACAAAGCGTAGTCGGGACCGTCGCCGCCCTCGGGAGGCTGCCAGAGAAGATGGCCCAACGGATCCTTGATGGCGCAGCTGCGACAATGCAGGCATTGCCGGGGTTGGATGCGGGGTTCCGTGCCCGGCTCTTCGCTCCGGAAGACGGCGGCGGGACAATAGAGGCGTTCGGGAAAGCCGTAACGCTGGCCGGTTCGCTCCGTGGCTCCGCCGCCGACATAAGACACCGGAGAGGGTTGCTCCTCCCGATAACGCAGTCCGGAGAAGACCAGGGAGTCCGTTCGCTGGTCGGCGACGGGAGTGAAAGCCGGTTCCGAAAGAGGGTGCAGACGGGCGGCATCGTTTTGGCGCAGTCGCAAGGTCCAGGGAACGGCCCCTCCGCTGACGGCTTCCAAAGCGGCATTGAGCAGGCCGGGCAGGAGTCCGGCGCGAAAACCGGGTCGCACGTTGCGCACGGCGCGCAGGCGTTGGCCTGTTTCGCTGTTGGCCAGGCTGTCGGCAAATTGGCCCAGCGGGCCCGAGGCGGAGGTATCGTCGTTTCGGCAGGCGGCCACCACCAGCGGAGCGGCCAAGGTTCCGCTCGACAGTGCGGGGGCGATGCCTTGCAGGCGGGCGGTATCGAGCAATCCGGCGGCATCGCCCAGCAGCAGGACCCCGTCGGATACACATCGCGGCAGACTGGAGAAGCCGCCGGCCTGAATGGTGCGCGCCCCGTAGGAGAGCCGACGCCCCCCCTGCAGCCGCTGCCGCAGCAGCGGATGGTGTTTCCAGGCTTCGAAGAGGCCGAAGGGGAAGAGGTTGGCGGAGCGGTAGTCGAGAGCCACCACCAGACCCAGAGCGACACGATGGGTATCGAGCTGGTAGAGAAACCCGCCACCGTGGGCCAGACCGGTCAGGGGCCAGCCGACGGTATGTCGGATCCGACCGGGTTGGCCCGCTTCGGGCAACTGCCATACTTCGCGAAAGCCCAGGCTGTGGGTGGGTTCTCCCCGACCGTTGAGGTGGGGA includes these proteins:
- a CDS encoding 4Fe-4S dicluster domain-containing protein, which translates into the protein METLSCDCLVVGAGPAGLAAALGIRLLAPELSVWVLEKGSRVGAHILAGAMVDPSLLDTALPDWRNRPSCPVGPAVIGETLHHLTPNHAFPLPIPRIWSPSGHLLLPNPGAFCRWLAAWVEEAGGVILPKTTAMALQYQGERVVGVRTGDFGRDRHGQPGPRFQPGFDIQARITLLAEGCRGFLTTRHLQRFPHLNGRGEPTHSLGFREVWQLPEAGQPGRIRHTVGWPLTGLAHGGGFLYQLDTHRVALGLVVALDYRSANLFPFGLFEAWKHHPLLRQRLQGGRRLSYGARTIQAGGFSSLPRCVSDGVLLLGDAAGLLDTARLQGIAPALSSGTLAAPLVVAACRNDDTSASGPLGQFADSLANSETGQRLRAVRNVRPGFRAGLLPGLLNAALEAVSGGAVPWTLRLRQNDAARLHPLSEPAFTPVADQRTDSLVFSGLRYREEQPSPVSYVGGGATERTGQRYGFPERLYCPAAVFRSEEPGTEPRIQPRQCLHCRSCAIKDPLGHLLWQPPEGGDGPDYAL